In Paenibacillus sp. BIC5C1, a genomic segment contains:
- a CDS encoding vWA domain-containing protein: MAKKGKFFFISILMLVLVFGLVYAGITLTSNVGKSSTQVTTENAGKELGKLYADIAPATAEPVKGQIDLDPVDVAESLPDISKFPITVENTTNDYVEIFSSIEKAGTGADGWLTEVTEEFNKANITVGGKQVSVKLRNIASGTAADYIKSGKYVPDAFTPSNELWGEMVAASGVKTDLVSKRLVGNVPGIVISKAKYDALVDTYGSVNVKTVTEAIANNELAMGYTDPFASSTGLNFLVTALNTYDSSNPLGEKAIEGFEKFQANVPFTASTTIQMREAAKSGRLDAFVLEYQTYVNTADLKSGYVFTPFGVRHDSPLYALGQLPQNKQEIIKKYAEFVTQAKYQQSAEEFGFNGLQDYKSELNTVDGGTLLSAQKVWKEKKNGSKPIAAVFVTDVSGSMDGEPLNRLKESLRKGQKFLGTDNSIGLVSYSSGVTVNLPIAKYDTNQQSMFVGTVDSLQAGGGTATFDGIVVAMKMLEDYMATDPNVKPLIFVLSDGETNEGHTLKDIRDLVETYKVPIYTIGYNADIKALESISSINEAASINADTDDVVYKIGNLFNVQM, translated from the coding sequence ATGGCTAAGAAAGGAAAGTTTTTTTTCATATCGATCTTAATGCTGGTACTCGTGTTTGGGCTCGTATATGCAGGTATCACGCTGACGTCGAACGTTGGTAAATCCAGCACACAGGTAACGACAGAGAATGCAGGCAAAGAGTTAGGCAAGCTGTATGCGGACATTGCTCCGGCAACGGCTGAACCCGTGAAGGGACAGATTGATCTCGACCCGGTGGATGTGGCTGAATCACTGCCGGACATCTCCAAATTCCCGATCACGGTCGAGAATACAACGAATGATTATGTAGAGATCTTTTCTTCCATCGAGAAGGCGGGAACCGGAGCGGATGGCTGGTTAACCGAAGTAACCGAAGAGTTCAACAAGGCTAACATTACCGTTGGCGGCAAACAGGTTTCGGTAAAATTACGCAATATCGCATCCGGTACGGCGGCTGATTATATTAAGTCTGGTAAATATGTGCCTGATGCGTTTACACCTTCGAATGAGTTATGGGGCGAGATGGTAGCTGCAAGCGGAGTAAAGACCGACCTGGTATCCAAAAGACTGGTGGGGAACGTTCCCGGCATCGTCATCTCCAAAGCCAAATATGATGCGTTGGTCGACACGTACGGCTCGGTTAATGTAAAAACCGTGACCGAAGCGATTGCGAACAATGAGCTCGCGATGGGGTACACCGATCCATTTGCCAGTTCCACGGGGCTAAACTTTCTCGTGACGGCACTCAACACATACGACAGCTCCAATCCTCTTGGAGAGAAAGCGATTGAGGGTTTTGAGAAGTTCCAGGCGAACGTACCGTTTACGGCGTCCACAACCATTCAGATGCGTGAGGCAGCCAAGTCAGGCCGACTGGACGCATTTGTACTGGAGTACCAGACTTACGTAAATACCGCGGATCTGAAAAGCGGATATGTCTTTACCCCTTTTGGCGTAAGACATGACAGCCCGTTGTATGCACTGGGGCAACTGCCGCAGAACAAGCAAGAGATCATTAAGAAGTATGCAGAATTCGTAACCCAAGCGAAGTATCAGCAATCGGCTGAGGAATTCGGCTTCAACGGTTTACAGGATTATAAGTCCGAATTGAACACAGTGGATGGTGGCACCTTGTTGTCCGCACAGAAAGTATGGAAAGAGAAAAAGAACGGCAGTAAACCGATTGCGGCCGTATTTGTAACCGATGTTTCCGGGAGTATGGACGGCGAACCGCTGAACCGACTCAAGGAATCATTGCGCAAAGGCCAGAAGTTCCTGGGCACAGATAACAGTATCGGCCTCGTCTCCTACTCTAGTGGAGTAACTGTGAATCTGCCAATTGCCAAGTATGATACGAATCAGCAGTCGATGTTTGTTGGTACGGTGGATAGCCTGCAAGCGGGTGGCGGTACGGCAACCTTTGATGGGATCGTCGTGGCGATGAAGATGCTGGAAGATTATATGGCTACTGATCCAAATGTGAAGCCACTAATCTTTGTCCTAAGTGATGGAGAAACCAATGAAGGTCATACACTGAAGGATATTCGTGATCTGGTCGAGACCTACAAAGTGCCAATCTACACGATTGGTTATAACGCGGACATCAAAGCTTTGGAGAGCATCTCCAGTATTAACGAAGCAGCGAGCATTAACGCGGATACCGACGATGTGGTGTACAAAATTGGTAACCTGTTCAACGTGCAGATGTAG
- a CDS encoding toxic anion resistance protein has product MSFSMEIPSQKEIQKVIEEEVKPVPAEVAELQQVANANVEMIMTLDLESLEKRKEILQSIDGFGMNTMRSSSEKNALLQVSVGHLSKTGDEGGQVAKGLTELHMQLKDLDPSVVDFAKTGFLGKLFNPLRAYFLKYQKADAVIADIVTSLDKGRATLRNDNTTLEIEQQNLRELTKRLQKEIQLGVLMDESIDAQIEAAKVRNEDPEKVRFITEEVLFPLRQRVMDLQQMLVVNQQGIMAIEVVIRNNKELIRGVDRAKNVTISALKIAVTVASALYNQKIVLQKIELLNRTTNDLIAGTSKMLKDQGIAIQKQAYDASISVDTMKQAFTDVLSALDSISVYKQEALPRMRETINQFRELADTGEQQIQRLEKGQKLGL; this is encoded by the coding sequence ATGTCGTTTTCGATGGAGATACCTAGCCAAAAGGAAATTCAGAAGGTAATAGAGGAGGAAGTAAAGCCCGTACCTGCCGAGGTGGCGGAGTTGCAGCAAGTCGCAAATGCTAACGTGGAGATGATCATGACACTGGATCTCGAATCGTTGGAGAAACGCAAGGAGATTCTGCAATCCATTGACGGTTTTGGCATGAACACGATGAGATCCTCTTCTGAGAAAAACGCGTTGCTTCAAGTCTCCGTTGGACATCTGTCCAAGACGGGAGACGAGGGCGGTCAGGTCGCCAAAGGCTTGACCGAGCTGCATATGCAGCTGAAGGATCTCGACCCGAGCGTGGTCGATTTTGCCAAGACTGGATTCCTCGGCAAATTGTTCAATCCGCTCCGGGCCTATTTCCTGAAATACCAGAAGGCTGATGCGGTCATCGCCGATATTGTGACCTCGCTGGATAAAGGCAGAGCGACCTTGAGGAACGACAATACTACACTGGAGATTGAACAGCAAAATCTGCGGGAACTCACCAAACGATTGCAAAAGGAAATTCAGCTTGGGGTGCTGATGGATGAGTCGATTGACGCACAGATCGAAGCCGCCAAAGTGCGTAATGAGGACCCGGAGAAAGTCCGTTTTATCACGGAAGAAGTGCTGTTCCCGCTACGCCAGCGGGTCATGGATTTGCAGCAAATGTTGGTGGTGAACCAGCAGGGCATCATGGCCATTGAAGTCGTCATCCGCAACAACAAGGAATTGATCCGCGGTGTGGATCGTGCCAAAAATGTAACGATCTCGGCATTGAAAATTGCCGTTACCGTCGCGAGTGCACTCTACAATCAGAAGATTGTATTGCAGAAAATTGAACTGCTTAACCGGACGACCAACGACCTGATCGCAGGTACGTCCAAAATGCTGAAAGATCAGGGCATTGCCATCCAGAAGCAAGCTTATGATGCCAGCATTTCCGTCGATACGATGAAGCAGGCGTTCACGGATGTACTTTCCGCGCTTGACTCTATCAGTGTGTATAAACAGGAGGCCTTGCCACGGATGCGGGAGACAATTAATCAGTTCCGTGAACTGGCGGATACCGGGGAACAACAGATTCAGCGGTTGGAGAAAGGGCAGAAGCTGGGGCTGTAG
- a CDS encoding YoaK family protein, which produces MVSDSASDSASDRKRVGHTVERLEPGLSRLLLSCVLVLISGFIDAVGYLQLGKIYLSFMSGNSTKIGIALFEGDSAVLTNIGLVIFLFVVGAFIGTLITDLSGKWRLAGILGFESLLFAGAIVFLLFLETQSVLFPIAVAMGMQNTMHQMVAHADVGKGFVTGTLFGIGQALAKAVRGKAPASEWAVLALSWVIFVIGAALGALLLIQGSLLLALSASLALLLLLIPYVLHVQRDLT; this is translated from the coding sequence ATGGTTTCTGATTCTGCTTCCGATTCGGCCAGTGATCGCAAACGTGTGGGACATACCGTAGAACGACTGGAGCCGGGTCTTTCCCGGCTTCTGCTGTCATGTGTGCTTGTGCTGATCTCCGGTTTCATTGATGCGGTCGGCTATCTGCAGTTGGGGAAAATCTATCTGTCTTTCATGAGTGGTAACAGTACCAAGATTGGTATCGCGCTATTTGAAGGAGATTCCGCTGTATTAACGAATATAGGTCTGGTCATTTTTTTATTCGTTGTTGGCGCCTTTATTGGTACGCTGATCACAGATCTATCGGGCAAATGGCGACTGGCGGGCATCTTGGGCTTTGAATCCCTGCTTTTCGCTGGCGCCATTGTATTCTTGCTGTTCCTCGAAACACAGAGCGTGCTTTTCCCGATTGCCGTCGCCATGGGCATGCAAAACACCATGCACCAGATGGTTGCTCATGCTGACGTGGGCAAAGGTTTTGTGACAGGCACATTATTCGGTATTGGACAGGCACTGGCCAAAGCTGTTCGGGGTAAGGCTCCTGCTTCCGAATGGGCAGTACTCGCCCTGTCCTGGGTTATTTTTGTGATCGGTGCAGCTCTGGGAGCACTGTTATTAATCCAAGGAAGCCTGCTGCTTGCCCTGAGTGCTTCACTGGCTCTGCTTCTTCTGCTGATCCCCTACGTCCTCCATGTTCAACGAGATTTGACCTAA
- a CDS encoding cupin domain-containing protein: MMTSFKYRLEQKEPRTGPGGITRGASVRDFPASIGIAGVSMRLEPGGMRELHWHANAAEWAYVISGSCRTTVIHPDGHAYTDTFEPGDVWYFPRGYGHSIQGLGPDECHFILIFDNGDFSEDHTFSITDFLSHTPNNIVAQNLGITPERAAKLPQGEAYFVKGPVPNDSSSSGTYRRNSELTTPHRYPLHAKQPRRVPGGGTQRTVTVEDFPISTTMAGSLIELQPGALREMHWHPNADEWQYYISGTAEMTVFLAEGHAVTEQFEAGDVGYAPMGAGHYIKNTGDEACRVLIGFNSGHYEAIDLSEWLAGNPDDVLSTNLEMSKEEAEQLPNDTLFIAPDPNKTKS; the protein is encoded by the coding sequence TCCGTTCGGGATTTCCCTGCGTCCATTGGAATTGCAGGCGTATCCATGCGCCTGGAACCAGGAGGCATGCGTGAATTGCACTGGCATGCCAATGCGGCAGAATGGGCTTATGTGATCAGCGGCTCATGTCGCACCACCGTCATACATCCCGACGGACATGCATACACCGATACATTTGAGCCAGGAGATGTGTGGTATTTCCCTCGTGGTTACGGACACTCCATTCAGGGATTGGGACCGGACGAATGCCATTTTATTCTGATATTTGATAATGGTGATTTCTCGGAAGATCACACGTTCAGCATTACCGATTTCCTGTCTCATACACCGAACAACATTGTTGCCCAAAATCTCGGGATTACCCCGGAGCGTGCAGCGAAATTGCCTCAGGGCGAAGCCTACTTCGTCAAAGGGCCTGTCCCTAATGACAGCTCCTCTTCCGGAACGTATCGCCGCAATTCGGAGCTAACGACTCCCCACCGATATCCGCTGCATGCCAAGCAGCCCAGACGAGTGCCAGGCGGCGGAACACAGCGTACGGTTACTGTCGAAGATTTCCCCATCTCCACTACGATGGCCGGATCATTAATCGAACTGCAACCCGGCGCATTACGAGAGATGCATTGGCATCCCAACGCTGACGAATGGCAGTATTACATTAGCGGCACTGCCGAAATGACGGTATTTCTCGCAGAAGGTCATGCAGTGACAGAGCAATTCGAAGCAGGTGATGTGGGATATGCCCCAATGGGTGCGGGCCACTATATCAAAAATACGGGAGATGAGGCCTGCCGTGTGTTAATCGGGTTCAACAGTGGACACTATGAAGCTATTGATCTGAGCGAGTGGCTCGCAGGCAATCCGGATGATGTGCTGTCCACGAATCTGGAAATGTCCAAAGAGGAAGCCGAACAGCTTCCGAATGATACTCTTTTTATCGCACCTGACCCGAATAAAACGAAGTCATAG